CCATTCATTCTTGCAACCTTTCCACGGGCTTACGCCGCGTGGCTTTATGCTGAAACCCGCTACGCGGGCCTAAACCCCAAACCGGCGTTAGAAACGGTCGCATTGCTTTATTGAACGACGCTGGAGTTGAGGCCGCGTCCTGGAGTTTTTCGTCCATGCTTTTACACTGGAACCGAAAACACAATCAGGCCTGCTACGTTCCTTCGCTGTCAGAGACGCAGCCAGAACGACGATATAGATACGGCAAAAACTTAATCCTTGGAACAGGCACAGACTTTCAACATTTCTTAGCCCAAATGGCTAAGGGAAATATTTACTACGATCCCGGCATTAAAATGGAGAGTATGGATTCGCGACCAAGGATTAAGAAAAGAAGTCAGTTTCGCATTAAGTCTCAGTTCCTGCCAAGCCTCTATAAGGTAAATGAAATTGTCGATGTTTCTCTTTAGTCGAGGCCGCGAAAAATGCCTTAGTGATTTTCATCTCAATTCAACTTTTCCAGCGAACCAAAGCCGTCTGCTGTTCAGCCTTTGATGCCGCTCCTACGGAGCTTTTCGTTTCCTGATCGATCTTTTTCTACAAACATTTAGCCTCTCCGAGGCTTCTGGGCTAAGCCCGTTGAAACGGGCTGGGCGATCTCGTCTCAGTCGGAACCACGCTCTGAAGGGCGTGGCTATTTGCCCTTTTGCGGGAACGGCGTTGAAACGCCGTGGGCTTATGCCGCGACTGGTTTATTCTTGTACTGAACCAGGGTGTGCAGGCAGACGGTGGCGACTATTATGATGCCGCCGAGGATGGCCCAGTTTGAGGGGCGTTCGCCGACGAAGAGGAAGACCCAGACGGGGTTGAGGAGCGGTTCGATGAAGCCGATGATGCTGGCGTCGAGCGGGCGTGTGCCGCCTCTTACACCTTTTATAAATAGGATATAAGAGATCCCGATCTGAAATACGCCCAGGAATCCGACGGCGGCGTAATCCCGCCAGGTGGCGGTCGGGAATGCGGCGATACCGCTGGGCAGCGTGAGCAGGGCGAGCAGGAAATTGCCGTAGATGACGGTGATCGTGCCGCTCATTCCCATGGCCTTGGGGTGGCGAAGCAGCATGATGTAGAGGCCGAGAAAGATGCCGGAGCCGAGAGCCGCGATGTTGCCCTGGTAATCGCCGATCGAGAGGTCGCCGACGAAGAACAGGCTCATTCCGGCAAGACAAAAGATGACGGTGATGAGATCACGGATGTGGAATTTTTCGCCGATAACGAACGGTGCGAGGATCAATATATATATTGGTGCGGTGTACTGGAGAAAGATGGCGTTCGCGGCGGTTGTGTGTTTGGTTGCCCAGACGAACAGAAATAGCAGCGTCGCGTAGATCACCGAGCACATCCCTCCGAAGGCGTTTATCCGCAGCCCGTCACGCCACGTGATGATCAGCACCGTGATCCCGGCGAGCAGGGAACGAAAGAACGTGACCTGATAGGCGTCGAGATTTGTCGCGAGCTTGATGAACATGCCGCCGGTACTCCAGAGGAGTACCGCGATCAAAACCAGAGCGACCGGGGGAAAGGGTTTTTTGTCTTCGGACACGTCGGTATTTTACCGCAAAGCCTGCGAGACGCAGAGTTGGTACGAAGATTTTTAACGCAAAGACGCTAAGGGGAAAAGTAGCAAAGACGCAAAGGAAATTAGATCTTCCTTTGCGTCTTTGCCGTTTTAACGACTTTGCGTTGAATAACTTATTCGGCTGAAACTGCCGCCGCGAGAGTTTCGCGAAGCTTTTTCGCTGAGGTCGTATTCGGTTCGAGCTCGACATCCTCGACATTGCCGCGGACCTTCTTGCCGAAGACGGCGTTCCATGCCGGAATGACGATCGTGGCGTTGCCTGAGGCCTTTGCCTGGCAGGCGAGGCGGAGGAATGGGTGGTCGCCTTCGGGTTGGTTATAGCCGAAGACCTTCATCGCACGGCGTTCGCGGCGGCTGACCTCGGTGAGCTTTTCGGCTCCGCCGAGGACGCCGACCCAGCAGGTTCCGCAGCTTGCCGCGACGCATTCGACCGGGACGACGCCTTCCCAGCAGCGTTCGTCTTGTTTCTGCCAATTCCGCGAGCGATCGTTCGACGAGGCGGACGATATCTCCTGCTCGTTGACGATCGTAAATTTCCCGTGTGACTTAGCATTCTCCCAAGCGACCGAATACTTTTTGTTGACCGTCTTGAGGAATCCAAACAGCCCCTGCGAATCGTCCTTGGCACGTTCGGCGATGACGGCGTTCGGTGATTTTGCCATGATGCCTTTCGGCTGTTCAACCTCGCCGGGAGCTGCCTTGAAAGCCTCGACGCCGACTTGATTTAAGGTGGCAAGGCCGATGATGACCATGGCGTTGATCATCTGGCGTTCGACGTGGAGCTTTTCCGCGACGGCCATTCCGATGGCTTTGATCTCTTCGATGAGGGTCGGCGTGCTTTCCTTGAATACAACGGTTTCCGCCTCGATCGCTGCCTTTACGGTTTTCCAGTAGCGGTGTCCGTATAGGAAATGGTGTGACGAATCTATCTTGTCCTCGAGCCCGAATTTGCCTTGCAGGGCGACGCCCAGCTCGGCGGCCGCACGGTCTTCGGCGGCGTCGAGATAGCGTTTCAGGTCGAGCGGATAAAAGCGGAACCAGATCTGCAGAGCGTCCTTGTCCACATCGTGAACACAAGGCAAAAGCTCGTCCACCGCTGCCAGCCAGTCGGCCTCAGTGAACTTCGAAAGGTAATCGGTTAATGCGTTACTCATAATCTTATAAAAGCAAAACAAGAAGTAAATCAAAAAAACGAGTGAGTATCAACCGTGCAGCCCGATACATCGTGTCTATCGGCTCCAGTGACGGCGATCATTTGTTGAAAAGCCCGGATATTCCGTGCTAATCTCGAGCATCACTTTCCCCTAAGTCATTGAATTCCGGAGTTATCCCACGATGAATAAGTGTATCCGCAAGAAAAGTTGGCTGTTTGCAGCGTTTCTGGTGCTGTTTGCGGCGGGGCTTGTGTATTCGCAGGACGACGAGGTTATCAGGATCAATGCGGATAACGTCACCGTGCCCGTTTCCGTTCTCGATCGCAGTGGCAAGTACATTTCGACGCTCAAGCAGTCGGATTTTAAGATATTTGAGGACGGCGTTGAGCAGGAGATCACTTCGTTCGAGACGACGGACGGATCGGTGACGGTTTTTATGCTGCTGGAGCGGAATGGGGCGATCAGGTTTCAGCTGCCGAGGCTGGTTGCGGCGGCGAATGCTTTTGTCAGGCAGATGAGAGACGAGGATCAGTTTACCGCTCTGACATTCGGGTCAAGCCTGGATACCTTGATAAAGGCGACGAAGATCAAAGACGTTCCAAAGGGGAACCGAATAGAAAAGCTGCCGGGTGACAACGGCATCTTCTTATATGACGCTGTGGACAAGGTAGTCGACCGGATTCAAAAAGTGCCGGGCCGCAAAGCTATTGTTTTGTTTTCCGAAGGCCTCGACGCCGAGTTCTACGCAAACCCGAACGCGAAAGGCACGCTCAAAGACGCCGAGGAAAGCGGAGCGACGATCTACACCGTCAAATTCAATTCCCAGTCGCTGCTGATCGTCCCTGATCGCATCAAGCAAAGCAAAACGTATCAGGACAGTATCGCGAAAGCCCAAAAATACATGACCGACCTCGCTGCCCGAACCGGAGGCCGCACATTCGACGTCGAAAAGATCGAAGACCTAGACGCAACCTTTGCCGAAGTCGCCAGCGAACTAGTCCGCCAATACACCCTCGGCTACGCCCCCGCAAAAGCCGGAACCAACGGCGAACGCCGCAAGATCACCGTCAAAGTAACCACCCCCGACGCCGTCGTCCGTGCGAGAAAAGAGGTCGTTTACAAAAAAGTGAAATAGGCATATCATTCCCACCATTATGCTGACGAAACTCTCTCATTTTCGCTACGTCGCGGCCATTCTCTCGATACTCGCCATCGCACAGATAGTCGCCGCCCAGAAACCGATTCCGACACCCGAACGCAACCGCGATATCGTTGCTCTGCTTAATGACGCCCGGCTCGCAGCCCCGGAATTGGCGGTAGATACTTTTCTTAAGGTTGTCGAATCAAAAAAGGTCACCGATCCGGTTTGGCGGAAGGAGATCATTGACGAGGCGTTGAGGACGATCGATGAGGTGCAGTATGCGATGCCGATGCAGCCGGCATATGGAGGTACTGTCGAGCGGGGTAATCTGCTGCAATCTACCGAAGAATACGTTCGAGCGGCTGGCTTTTCGAGGAACCTGGATCGGCTGTCATTTCGCGGGAGGGTCATTACGCTTCTGCTCGAAACCGACAAGGAGCGGGCGAAGAACATGATATTTCAGATGGGAGGCGATCTTGGTCTGAAGCCACGCACATGTGAAGATGCTCTCACATATTCGCCAATTAGCATCTACCCGGTCGTGATCAACGTTGCTAAAGCTGTTTTCAGCGATAAGCAGGTTGCCGAAGGGCAGAGGGCACTTTTCGTCGCCCCGTGGATAGAAAACATCGAATCACCACGCCAAATATCTCCGGCACTCGATATCGTAAAGCAATTTCAGTCCTCACCAAGCGAGCGGCAATTACTCTATAACGCTGCATCCAGGGCGATCGACCGAAATTTTAAGGACGACCGGTCATTTACCTACAGGTGGGAATCGATCGCTGCCCGCGTAGGGAAATTGAGCGAAGGCGAGGCAGATCCGCATAAAAGCGATCTAATGAATGCCTTTCGGGGAATGCTGCTTAAGAATCTTCGCGGTACTCGCTGCAAAGATAACGAGATCAAAAAAGATGAGCCGCTTCCGGATTATATCGAAGCGGTGAATAAGATCCTGAGCGAAAAGCCCATCACGTTAGAAGACATAAGCACTGCTGAATATAAGGGCACGCCCAATCTCGTCAACATAATAAAGAAGTCGACTGGAGCCAGTAAGTTTCGCGACGAGCTGCTAACGGTCCGCGACCAGCAGATCGTGGATAACAAGATCGTTAATCACGACGTAAACGATATCGCTTGGGCGGGCCGCGTCGTCGAGTTAATTGACAGAGTCCTTTCTTTCGAAGGAGGAGATAGCGAGACTGAGCGGGAATTGCTCTTTATTAAAGCAGGTTTTGTGGGAGGCATGATGTCAGGCATCGGCCCTGGCGATCTGCGGAAAGCAGTGGCTCGCAAATACATAAGACTACTTACCGGATCGAAGCTGCAAAAGGAAAGCTTCATTGAATGGCGATTCTGGATCGCCGATGCTGAACGGATGGCGTCCGATTCATTTGACGAGATCGCTGGTGAGTTTCCTAATTCGAATCTTAAAGTTATAGTAGGTATCAATAGGTTACTGAAAGAGCCGGAAAAGGATAAGAAGCCTGTTTCGGTTCCAACTTCTAAGCCGCCGAGTGTCCCGGTGAAACCTTGATCGAAAATATTCCCACATCCGCTTGACACGGCTTTACTTAAATCATAATATCTAAAGTTTCGGACTTGACCGTCTGGTTT
This sequence is a window from Acidobacteriota bacterium. Protein-coding genes within it:
- a CDS encoding EamA family transporter; translation: MSEDKKPFPPVALVLIAVLLWSTGGMFIKLATNLDAYQVTFFRSLLAGITVLIITWRDGLRINAFGGMCSVIYATLLFLFVWATKHTTAANAIFLQYTAPIYILILAPFVIGEKFHIRDLITVIFCLAGMSLFFVGDLSIGDYQGNIAALGSGIFLGLYIMLLRHPKAMGMSGTITVIYGNFLLALLTLPSGIAAFPTATWRDYAAVGFLGVFQIGISYILFIKGVRGGTRPLDASIIGFIEPLLNPVWVFLFVGERPSNWAILGGIIIVATVCLHTLVQYKNKPVAA
- a CDS encoding 2Fe-2S iron-sulfur cluster binding domain-containing protein, which codes for MSNALTDYLSKFTEADWLAAVDELLPCVHDVDKDALQIWFRFYPLDLKRYLDAAEDRAAAELGVALQGKFGLEDKIDSSHHFLYGHRYWKTVKAAIEAETVVFKESTPTLIEEIKAIGMAVAEKLHVERQMINAMVIIGLATLNQVGVEAFKAAPGEVEQPKGIMAKSPNAVIAERAKDDSQGLFGFLKTVNKKYSVAWENAKSHGKFTIVNEQEISSASSNDRSRNWQKQDERCWEGVVPVECVAASCGTCWVGVLGGAEKLTEVSRRERRAMKVFGYNQPEGDHPFLRLACQAKASGNATIVIPAWNAVFGKKVRGNVEDVELEPNTTSAKKLRETLAAAVSAE
- a CDS encoding VWA domain-containing protein, with the translated sequence MNKCIRKKSWLFAAFLVLFAAGLVYSQDDEVIRINADNVTVPVSVLDRSGKYISTLKQSDFKIFEDGVEQEITSFETTDGSVTVFMLLERNGAIRFQLPRLVAAANAFVRQMRDEDQFTALTFGSSLDTLIKATKIKDVPKGNRIEKLPGDNGIFLYDAVDKVVDRIQKVPGRKAIVLFSEGLDAEFYANPNAKGTLKDAEESGATIYTVKFNSQSLLIVPDRIKQSKTYQDSIAKAQKYMTDLAARTGGRTFDVEKIEDLDATFAEVASELVRQYTLGYAPAKAGTNGERRKITVKVTTPDAVVRARKEVVYKKVK